The Arthrobacter sp. D5-1 genome segment GAAGCCGCCTCGAAGGTCCGGGATGTCGATGTCGGTACCCCGGAGCGGGGTTGGTCCTGAGATGACGGCGGAGTGAAGGAAGTTCCGCTGTCCGAACCGGCACGGGACACTGCCCAGACACTCGCGATGCACCTGGATGTTCGCGCCCATCCGGGCCAACGCATCGGTGAACCCGAACCGGTTTTCGTAGACGGTCTCGTGGACGATCGACACGCCTTCTGCCTGTGTCAGGGCCACGACCAGGGGCTGCTGCCAGTCCGTCATGAAACCGGGGTGGACATCCGTTTCCAGGACCAACGGGGACAGCTTTCCGCCCTGGTGGTAGAAGCGGATGCCGTCGTCGCCGATGTCCATACCGCCACCCACTTTGCGGTAGGTGTTCAGGAAGGTCATCATGTCCCGCTGCGACGCGCCTTCAACGAAGATGTCGCCCCTGGTCACCAACGCAGCGGACGCCCAGGACGCGGACTCGTTGCGGTCCGGGAGAGCACGGTGGTTGTACCCGCGGAGATCCTTGACGCCTTCAATCCTGATGGTGCGGTCAGTCTGGACGCTGATAATGGCGCCCATCTTCTGCAGGACAGCAATGAGGTCGATGATCTCGGGCTCAGTTGCGGCACCGATGAGTTCAGTGATGCCTTCAGCTCGCGTTGCGCTCAGCAGCACCTGCTCTGTGGCACCAACCGATGGATACGGAAGGGAGATCTTGGCGCCATGGAGG includes the following:
- the murA gene encoding UDP-N-acetylglucosamine 1-carboxyvinyltransferase, whose protein sequence is MSSVLTIRGGVPLTGRVTVRGAKNLVPKAMVAALLGSEPSVLRNVPEIKDVEVVTSLLQLHGVTVVKDPVTGDLTLDPKDAKTASSTAIDAHAGDSRIPILLCGPLIHAIGEAFIPDLGGCKIGDRPIDYHLNVLRQFGAVVEKRPGGIHISAPHGLHGAKISLPYPSVGATEQVLLSATRAEGITELIGAATEPEIIDLIAVLQKMGAIISVQTDRTIRIEGVKDLRGYNHRALPDRNESASWASAALVTRGDIFVEGASQRDMMTFLNTYRKVGGGMDIGDDGIRFYHQGGKLSPLVLETDVHPGFMTDWQQPLVVALTQAEGVSIVHETVYENRFGFTDALARMGANIQVHRECLGSVPCRFGQRNFLHSAVISGPTPLRGTDIDIPDLRGGFSHLIAALAATGTSRVTGIDIINRGYERFTEKLAGLGADFDITTTK